TAGATACCTGAATTGACCAACCACTATCAGTCGACCCGGGGGGAACCCCGGGTCGCTCTCGTCACCTGCACCGAACTCGTCGACCTCGACCCGGACGACCGGCTGGTCCTCGCCCCGCTCGCCGCCCGGGGGATCGCCGCCGAGGCGGTCGTCTGGGACGACGCCGACGTCGACTGGTCCTCCTACGACCTGGTAGTGCTCCGCTCACCGTGGGACTACGCGCTGCGCCGCGACGAGTTCGTCGCCTGGGCCTCCTCCGTACCGGCGCTGGTCAACCCGGCCGAGGTGGTGCGGTGGAACACCGACAAGCGCTACCTCGCCGAGCTCAGCGCGGCCGGTGTGCCGACCGTGCCGACATCCTGGGTCGGGCCCGGGGAGAGTTGGCTGCCGCCGGCCGACACCGGCGAGTACGTGATCAAGCCGGCGGTCAGCGCGGGCAGCCAGGACACCGGCCGGTACGACCTGGCCGACCCGGAGCACCGGCAACTCGCCGCGGCGCACGTACGCCGGCTCTCCGACGCCCGTCGGGTGACGATGGTCCAGCCGTACCTGACGGCGGTCGACACCGAGGGCGAGACGGCACTGCTCTTCCTGGCCGGTCCGGACGGGCTCGCGTTCAGCCACGCGATCCGCAAGGGCCCGATGCTGACCGGGCCGGACCCCGGCCCGGACGGGCTCTACAAGGCCGAGGAGATCACCGCCCGCACCGCGGCCCCGGCGCAGCTGGCGGTGGCGGAGAAGACCCTGGCGGTGGTACCGGGCGGCACGGCGCAGCTGCTCTACGCCCGGGTCGACCTGATCCCCGGCCCGGACGGCGCCCCGGTCCTGGTCGAGCTCGAGCTGACCGAGCCGTCGCTCTTTCTCGGCTACGCCGACGGCGCACCCGACCGCCTCGCCGAGGCCGTCACCACCCACCTGGCCCGTCGCGGCTGACCTTCGCGGGGCGTCCCCGCCTCGACGCTTCCCTGGCGGTGCGCGGATCGCGGGTCGGACGGACCGGCGAGATCGCGTGGCGGGGCCGCGGCTAGGCGGTGGCCGGGACTGCTTCGGTGTCGGCCGGGGC
Above is a window of Micromonospora coriariae DNA encoding:
- a CDS encoding ATP-grasp domain-containing protein, which translates into the protein MTNHYQSTRGEPRVALVTCTELVDLDPDDRLVLAPLAARGIAAEAVVWDDADVDWSSYDLVVLRSPWDYALRRDEFVAWASSVPALVNPAEVVRWNTDKRYLAELSAAGVPTVPTSWVGPGESWLPPADTGEYVIKPAVSAGSQDTGRYDLADPEHRQLAAAHVRRLSDARRVTMVQPYLTAVDTEGETALLFLAGPDGLAFSHAIRKGPMLTGPDPGPDGLYKAEEITARTAAPAQLAVAEKTLAVVPGGTAQLLYARVDLIPGPDGAPVLVELELTEPSLFLGYADGAPDRLAEAVTTHLARRG